One window of the Legionellales bacterium genome contains the following:
- a CDS encoding efflux RND transporter periplasmic adaptor subunit, protein MITIKKTVWMLIFFSLGLTACSSPNKTKSISTNIYTVSARDQVTPLYFTGTIAPLEIVNIASPVDGNVKKLYFRYGERVKKNQELLLLQSDKLMTDYQTALTSFLEAKDKYLASKVQMEGTEELYQAGLIPRNDYQNDKSNLADNYLSYTQAENKLKSILKNAKGFLNEDADITQLNLEDEAEVQKALNVKLNELSIQASNYGIILMPIKEGGSSSDDSAKILREGSQVKQGQTLVSLGDFSGLSININVNEININAIKPGQAVKVTGVAFPDITLDGKVMSIDVQAAAAENGGGLPTFPVTIVVPHLTPQQQETIHIGMSAKVELFIQNGKQIMIPIKAIVEKNGQSYVQLVTSENPLKTQEVLVQTGQPEINDVVIKQGLKVGDKILVNH, encoded by the coding sequence ATGATTACGATTAAAAAAACAGTATGGATGCTTATTTTTTTCAGTCTTGGCTTAACGGCGTGCTCTTCACCTAATAAAACCAAGAGTATAAGCACAAATATTTATACAGTCAGTGCTCGCGATCAAGTAACGCCTTTGTATTTTACAGGAACAATAGCACCCTTAGAAATTGTTAATATTGCTTCACCTGTGGATGGAAATGTTAAAAAACTATATTTTCGATATGGCGAGCGTGTTAAAAAAAATCAAGAATTATTATTATTGCAATCTGATAAACTCATGACAGACTATCAAACGGCACTTACTTCATTTTTAGAAGCCAAAGATAAATATTTAGCAAGCAAAGTGCAAATGGAAGGTACGGAAGAGTTATATCAGGCAGGATTGATTCCAAGAAATGATTATCAAAATGATAAAAGTAATTTAGCTGACAATTATTTGTCGTATACTCAGGCCGAAAATAAATTAAAAAGCATTTTAAAAAATGCCAAGGGATTTTTAAACGAAGATGCAGATATTACGCAATTAAATTTGGAAGATGAAGCAGAAGTACAAAAAGCATTAAATGTAAAATTAAACGAGCTTTCTATTCAAGCCAGTAATTATGGAATAATTTTAATGCCAATTAAAGAGGGCGGCAGTAGTAGCGATGATTCAGCAAAAATATTACGCGAAGGTAGCCAAGTAAAACAAGGACAAACGTTAGTGTCACTGGGCGATTTTAGCGGCTTATCGATTAATATTAATGTCAATGAAATTAATATTAATGCCATTAAACCAGGACAGGCGGTGAAAGTAACGGGTGTTGCTTTCCCTGATATTACCCTCGATGGTAAAGTCATGAGCATTGATGTGCAGGCTGCCGCCGCAGAAAATGGCGGAGGATTACCCACATTTCCAGTAACTATTGTTGTGCCTCACTTAACACCACAGCAACAAGAAACCATTCACATCGGCATGAGTGCGAAGGTCGAATTATTTATTCAAAATGGCAAACAAATTATGATCCCGATTAAAGCGATTGTAGAAAAAAATGGCCAGAGTTATGTGCAATTGGTTACCAGTGAAAATCCGTTAAAAACGCAAGAAGTCTTAGTGCAAACAGGACAGCCCGAAATAAACGATGTAGTGATAAAACAAGGCTTAAAAGTAGGAGATAAAATTCTTGTTAACCATTGA
- a CDS encoding phosphoglycerate kinase, giving the protein MHTIVVDDVDVRNKRVLVREDFNVPLQNGVITNTKRLEAALPTIKLLQQRGANIILVSHLDRPQEGEFNPEFSLQPIANYLSQALQQEVSLITDWQAGVTLQPGQIVLLENIRFYVGENKDDDNLAQQLANLCDIFVMDAFATAHRAQASTHGVAKFAPIACAGPLLEAELTALSKALDNPKKPVVAIVGGAKVSTKLALLDSLSTIVDHLIVGGGIANTFLAAKDFPIGKSLVEVDLIPTAKKLLSKITIPLPVDVVTAKAFAADAPFAIKSVTEVADNDLILDIGPQTRAQFTELINKAHTILWNGPVGVFEFPQFSEGTAALAKAIAHSSAFSIAGGGDTLAAIDKFNIAKNISYISTGGGAFLEFIEGKTLPAVAILQQRAKEFHHA; this is encoded by the coding sequence ATGCATACTATTGTCGTAGATGATGTTGATGTTCGCAATAAACGGGTGCTAGTTCGTGAAGATTTTAACGTCCCATTACAAAATGGCGTCATTACTAATACTAAACGTTTAGAAGCAGCACTGCCTACGATTAAATTATTGCAGCAACGAGGTGCCAATATTATTCTAGTATCACATTTAGACCGTCCCCAAGAAGGGGAATTTAATCCTGAATTTTCATTACAACCTATTGCTAATTATTTATCGCAAGCGCTGCAACAAGAAGTGTCTTTAATCACAGATTGGCAAGCGGGCGTAACATTACAACCTGGCCAAATTGTTTTATTAGAAAATATTCGTTTTTATGTCGGTGAAAATAAAGATGACGATAATTTAGCACAACAACTCGCCAATTTATGTGATATTTTTGTGATGGATGCTTTTGCCACCGCTCATCGCGCCCAAGCATCGACGCATGGGGTTGCCAAATTTGCACCGATTGCGTGTGCAGGTCCATTATTAGAAGCGGAATTAACAGCATTAAGCAAAGCGCTCGATAATCCAAAAAAACCCGTAGTTGCAATTGTGGGTGGTGCAAAAGTATCAACAAAATTAGCCTTATTAGATTCACTTTCCACTATCGTCGATCATTTAATTGTCGGTGGAGGCATTGCCAATACTTTTTTAGCTGCTAAAGATTTTCCAATTGGAAAATCTTTGGTAGAAGTTGATTTAATTCCCACTGCCAAAAAATTATTATCTAAAATTACTATTCCATTACCTGTTGACGTGGTTACTGCTAAAGCTTTTGCCGCCGATGCGCCATTTGCCATTAAATCCGTCACTGAAGTGGCCGATAATGATTTAATTTTAGATATTGGGCCACAAACGCGTGCTCAATTTACCGAATTAATCAATAAAGCTCATACCATTTTATGGAATGGTCCAGTGGGCGTGTTTGAATTTCCGCAGTTTAGTGAAGGGACTGCTGCACTTGCTAAAGCAATTGCCCATTCTTCAGCATTTTCTATTGCTGGTGGTGGTGATACGTTAGCCGCAATTGATAAGTTTAATATAGCGAAAAATATTTCTTATATTTCCACGGGTGGTGGGGCATTTTTAGAATTTATTGAAGGAAAAACGTTACCCGCCGTCGCCATTTTACAACAACGTGCGAAGGAATTTCATCATGCTTAG
- the pyk gene encoding pyruvate kinase, whose amino-acid sequence MLRRTKIIATLGPATDDPMVLENMIKAGLDVVRLNFSHGSKEDHAKRIQMVRELAKKHQKHISVLSDLQGPKIRIARFKNNKITLKKGAKFILDANLEVNAGDELQVGIDYKELPNDVRAGDILLLNDGLMEFVVDKVHDQKIYCEVLVDGELSNNKGINRQGGGLSAKALTDKDKADLNIAVELGTDYLALSFPRNAEDVLEAKQLLTQAGSTAGVIAKVERVEAITAIDEIIDASDGVMVARGDLGVEIGDAELPAVQKHIIHQCRYRNKPVITATQMMESMIANPIPTRAEVFDVANAVLDGTDCVMLSAETATGHNPVKVIQAMSRICLGAEKNRINLQSRNRMEVEIKRFDEAIAMSTMYCANHYNIKSIIALTESGSTPLWMSRIRSGIPIYGLTRSDQTLQKINLYRGVYPVKFDLSTMSPEEVNRAAVAELEKRNIVQKGDWVIITRGDLLGQHGHTNSLKIVEVGNVY is encoded by the coding sequence ATGCTTAGACGAACAAAAATTATTGCAACCTTAGGCCCTGCAACTGATGATCCCATGGTTTTAGAAAATATGATCAAAGCCGGATTGGATGTGGTGCGCCTCAACTTTTCTCACGGCAGTAAAGAGGATCACGCGAAACGCATTCAAATGGTGCGAGAATTGGCAAAAAAACATCAAAAACACATTAGCGTTTTGTCTGATTTACAAGGCCCTAAAATTCGCATTGCGCGTTTTAAAAATAATAAAATTACTCTAAAAAAAGGCGCTAAATTTATTTTAGATGCTAATTTAGAGGTCAATGCTGGCGATGAATTGCAAGTCGGAATTGATTATAAAGAATTACCTAATGATGTCAGAGCTGGCGATATTTTATTATTAAACGATGGCTTAATGGAATTTGTAGTCGATAAAGTTCACGATCAAAAAATTTACTGCGAAGTTTTAGTCGATGGCGAATTATCGAATAATAAAGGCATTAATCGCCAAGGTGGCGGATTATCGGCAAAAGCATTAACCGATAAAGATAAAGCCGATTTAAACATTGCCGTAGAATTAGGCACCGATTATTTAGCCTTATCTTTTCCACGCAATGCTGAAGATGTTTTAGAAGCCAAACAGTTATTAACACAAGCCGGTTCCACCGCTGGTGTAATTGCCAAAGTGGAACGTGTCGAAGCCATTACTGCTATCGATGAAATTATTGATGCCAGCGATGGGGTCATGGTGGCGCGTGGTGATTTAGGCGTTGAAATTGGTGATGCCGAATTACCTGCGGTGCAAAAACACATTATTCATCAATGCCGCTATCGCAATAAACCGGTGATCACCGCTACACAAATGATGGAATCCATGATCGCTAACCCAATTCCTACACGTGCCGAAGTATTCGACGTTGCGAATGCGGTATTAGATGGCACCGATTGCGTGATGTTATCGGCAGAAACCGCAACCGGACACAATCCGGTAAAAGTCATTCAAGCAATGAGCCGTATTTGTTTAGGTGCCGAAAAAAATCGCATTAATTTACAATCCAGAAATCGTATGGAAGTTGAAATTAAACGTTTTGATGAAGCCATCGCCATGTCTACCATGTATTGTGCGAATCATTATAATATTAAAAGTATTATTGCTTTAACAGAATCGGGGTCGACGCCTTTGTGGATGTCGCGCATTCGTTCAGGAATTCCAATTTATGGATTAACCCGTAGTGATCAAACCTTACAAAAAATAAATTTATATCGTGGGGTCTATCCGGTAAAATTTGATTTATCCACCATGTCACCAGAAGAAGTCAATCGCGCAGCGGTTGCTGAATTAGAAAAACGCAACATCGTGCAAAAAGGCGATTGGGTGATTATTACGCGCGGTGATTTATTAGGTCAACACGGCCACACCAATTCATTAAAAATTGTTGAAGTGGGAAATGTTTATTAA
- a CDS encoding ABC transporter permease, whose product MLIIPYIREAFANLLSSKLRSILAIIGILVGTGSVVAMVSSGQLATEAALAQFKALGTNLLSLAIYGGQDSQQDSAKEKPFGINEALNIKNADPQIRLVAPYVILFQTVTFQGHVLNNGGLIGSEENLQEAIKISLSQGRFITHLDNNNNFCVIGANVYRAIRQFTIQNVIGKQLRIGDNIFTIIGVADQWQENSFFNEDINDAILIPISTALIMSKYAHIQNIVMRLNPNANIDAVHDAITTYINRVSPGKNIFVRSAQQIIDSMVKQKRIYTILLGLIGGISLLVGGIGVMNIMLVSVVERKREIGIRKAVGANRFDICMLFLFEAITLALVGGFAGVILGVIISYIIANFAQWHFQIFLLPPTIGFTVSVATGIFFGFYPAFKAADLDPIEALRTE is encoded by the coding sequence ATGCTCATTATTCCTTACATACGTGAAGCATTTGCAAATTTGCTGTCTTCAAAATTGCGTTCAATTTTAGCCATTATTGGAATATTAGTTGGAACAGGTTCCGTGGTGGCAATGGTTTCCAGTGGACAATTAGCCACTGAAGCCGCGCTCGCACAATTTAAAGCATTAGGTACTAATTTATTATCACTGGCTATTTATGGCGGTCAAGATAGTCAACAAGATTCTGCCAAAGAAAAACCATTTGGTATTAATGAAGCATTAAATATAAAAAACGCCGATCCACAAATTCGTTTGGTCGCTCCCTATGTGATTTTGTTTCAAACGGTCACGTTTCAAGGGCACGTCTTAAATAATGGCGGATTAATTGGTAGTGAAGAAAATTTACAAGAAGCGATTAAAATTTCGCTCTCACAAGGGCGATTTATTACTCATTTGGATAATAATAATAATTTCTGTGTGATTGGTGCCAATGTCTATCGCGCGATTCGACAATTTACTATTCAAAATGTTATAGGTAAACAATTACGGATCGGAGATAATATTTTTACCATCATCGGTGTTGCTGATCAATGGCAGGAAAACTCGTTTTTTAACGAAGATATTAATGATGCGATTCTTATTCCGATATCGACGGCTTTAATCATGAGTAAATATGCTCATATTCAAAATATTGTGATGCGTTTAAATCCTAATGCTAACATCGATGCCGTTCATGATGCGATCACAACTTATATTAATCGTGTTTCCCCAGGAAAAAATATTTTTGTCCGTAGCGCACAACAAATTATTGACTCAATGGTCAAACAAAAACGTATTTATACTATTTTACTGGGATTGATTGGGGGTATTTCACTATTAGTAGGTGGAATTGGGGTGATGAATATTATGTTGGTATCGGTGGTTGAGCGTAAACGCGAAATTGGCATTCGCAAAGCCGTAGGCGCAAATCGTTTTGATATTTGCATGTTATTTTTATTCGAAGCCATTACCTTAGCCTTAGTCGGCGGGTTTGCGGGAGTGATTTTAGGGGTTATTATTTCTTATATTATTGCTAATTTTGCCCAGTGGCATTTTCAAATTTTCTTGTTACCACCCACCATTGGCTTTACCGTTTCTGTGGCCACCGGAATATTTTTTGGTTTTTATCCCGCATTTAAAGCTGCTGATTTAGATCCAATCGAGGCATTACGCACGGAATAG
- a CDS encoding ABC transporter ATP-binding protein, with amino-acid sequence MQGICKWYKLGEHVHQVLDNVNFAVKPGELVSIMGASGSGKSTLMNIIGLLDRPSSGVYKLNGQDVSQINHSELARIRNQTMGFVFQQFFLLPRLSALQNVALPLQYSPHYIAHQREVCFSMLEKVGMEKYAKQKPHQLSGGQQQRVAIARALILHPSVLLADEPTGALDSKIGQEVMNLFIELNRQDKVTTVIITHDAKIADQCDRVVHVQDGKIVD; translated from the coding sequence ATGCAAGGAATATGCAAATGGTATAAATTAGGTGAACACGTTCACCAAGTACTCGATAATGTTAATTTTGCGGTTAAGCCTGGTGAGCTAGTATCGATCATGGGCGCATCGGGATCGGGAAAATCTACGCTGATGAATATTATAGGTTTGCTTGATCGGCCTAGTTCAGGCGTATATAAATTAAATGGGCAAGATGTCAGCCAAATTAATCACAGCGAATTGGCTCGTATTCGCAATCAAACGATGGGCTTTGTATTTCAACAATTTTTTTTATTACCTCGTTTAAGTGCCTTGCAAAATGTGGCATTACCTTTGCAATATTCTCCACATTATATTGCTCACCAACGCGAAGTTTGTTTTTCGATGTTGGAAAAAGTAGGCATGGAAAAATATGCTAAACAAAAGCCGCATCAATTATCGGGCGGTCAACAACAACGCGTTGCTATTGCACGTGCGTTGATTTTGCATCCGTCAGTGTTATTAGCCGATGAGCCCACAGGAGCCTTGGATTCTAAAATTGGCCAAGAAGTCATGAATTTATTTATTGAGTTAAATCGCCAAGATAAAGTCACCACCGTGATCATTACCCACGATGCCAAAATTGCCGATCAATGTGATCGTGTGGTGCATGTTCAAGATGGAAAAATTGTGGATTAA
- the fba gene encoding fructose-bisphosphate aldolase class II (catalyzes the reversible aldol condensation of dihydroxyacetonephosphate and glyceraldehyde 3-phosphate in the Calvin cycle, glycolysis, and/or gluconeogenesis), which yields MPLITLRQLLDHAAEHHYGVPAFNVNNLEQMRAIMEAAERTQSPVIVQASAGARKYAGPRFIKHLMDAALEEFPDIPVCMHQDHGASPAVCQRSIQLGFSSVMMDGSLMEDMKTPASYDYNVKITQQAVDMAHACGVSVEGELGCLGSLETGEAAEEDGSGASGKLHRDQLLTDPEQAADFVKQTHVDALAIAIGTSHGAYKFSRPPTGDVLAIARLKEIHRRIPNTHLVMHGSSSVPQEWLEIINEYGGKIPETYGVPVAEIQEGIRHGVRKINIDTDLRLASTGAIRRFLAKNPSEFDPRKYLQETIKAMSEICIARFEAFGSAGHAGKIKVLSMEAMYQLYSAGKLQPVIA from the coding sequence ATGCCCTTAATTACGTTACGCCAATTACTCGATCACGCCGCTGAACATCATTATGGTGTTCCCGCATTTAATGTCAATAATTTAGAACAAATGCGTGCAATTATGGAAGCTGCCGAGCGCACCCAATCACCGGTGATTGTGCAAGCCTCGGCTGGTGCCAGAAAATACGCGGGTCCACGTTTTATTAAACATTTAATGGATGCCGCACTCGAAGAATTTCCAGATATTCCTGTTTGCATGCATCAAGATCACGGCGCATCTCCTGCGGTGTGTCAACGTTCTATTCAATTAGGATTTTCTTCTGTGATGATGGATGGATCGTTAATGGAAGATATGAAAACACCCGCGAGTTATGACTATAATGTCAAAATTACTCAACAAGCCGTGGATATGGCGCATGCGTGTGGTGTTTCCGTAGAGGGTGAATTAGGTTGTTTAGGATCGTTAGAAACTGGCGAAGCCGCAGAAGAAGATGGATCGGGTGCCAGTGGTAAATTACATCGCGATCAATTACTCACGGATCCAGAGCAAGCTGCCGATTTTGTCAAACAAACCCACGTCGATGCTTTAGCCATTGCCATTGGCACCAGTCATGGCGCATATAAATTTTCTCGTCCACCCACCGGCGATGTTTTAGCCATTGCTCGGTTAAAAGAAATTCATCGACGCATTCCCAACACGCATTTAGTGATGCATGGTTCTTCTTCGGTGCCGCAAGAATGGCTAGAAATTATTAATGAATACGGCGGAAAAATTCCCGAAACCTATGGTGTGCCTGTTGCTGAAATTCAAGAAGGCATTCGTCATGGAGTAAGAAAAATTAATATTGATACTGATTTGCGTTTAGCTTCCACCGGCGCTATTCGGCGTTTTCTGGCGAAAAATCCCAGCGAATTTGATCCACGTAAATATTTACAAGAAACGATTAAAGCCATGAGTGAAATTTGTATCGCACGTTTTGAAGCGTTTGGTAGCGCAGGACATGCGGGCAAAATAAAAGTCTTAAGCATGGAGGCCATGTATCAATTGTATTCTGCTGGAAAATTACAACCGGTGATTGCATAA
- a CDS encoding AAA family ATPase has protein sequence MDSIFIGRQAELKDLQQLNRRKVANLVIIQGRRRIGKSRLIAEFAKGQTFYCFTGMAPSPDTTPQMQLDEFARQYAEQFHLPRFLMNDWGDLFTLLYKSVANDKVVILFDEISWMGSLDPTFLAKLKNAWDTQFKKNPKLMLVLCGSVSSWIEKNIISSTLFLGRPSLYMKLNELSLPECNEFWKGVKHKVTAYEKFKLLAVTGGVPRYLELIDPHLTAEENIRHLCFTPNAPLVDEFERIFSDIFGNRSEMYKKIIQRLVIGQATLDEILASCGREKTGDFSEYLNDLELAGFVARDFTWHLKNGKQSKLSHYRLKDNYVRFYLKYLEPNKAKINKGLFRKQSVTSLPAWESIMGLQFQNLILNNDLGIIQKLAIPFEDVVFVNPFFQRKTKQQAGCQIDLLIQTKFNCAFVCEIKFHKSELNTSIINEVDEKIKKLKLPKNFSYRPVLIHVNGIRDALKEEGYFSNIIDFGEILLGN, from the coding sequence GTGGATAGCATTTTCATTGGCAGACAAGCAGAACTCAAGGATTTACAACAACTTAACCGGCGTAAGGTCGCAAATTTAGTCATCATCCAGGGACGACGGCGGATTGGTAAAAGTCGCCTGATTGCTGAATTCGCTAAGGGGCAAACGTTTTATTGTTTCACTGGCATGGCGCCTAGTCCCGATACCACACCACAGATGCAACTCGACGAATTCGCCAGGCAATATGCTGAGCAGTTTCATTTGCCACGCTTTTTGATGAACGATTGGGGAGACCTTTTTACTTTGTTATATAAGTCAGTGGCTAATGACAAAGTAGTCATTTTATTTGATGAGATTTCCTGGATGGGATCACTAGATCCTACTTTTCTCGCTAAATTAAAAAATGCTTGGGATACGCAATTTAAAAAAAATCCTAAATTGATGTTGGTATTATGTGGTTCGGTTTCATCTTGGATTGAAAAAAATATTATTAGCAGTACGTTATTTCTAGGGCGTCCTTCACTTTATATGAAGCTTAATGAGCTTTCATTGCCAGAATGTAACGAATTTTGGAAAGGAGTTAAACATAAAGTAACTGCCTATGAAAAATTTAAATTATTAGCAGTGACTGGAGGTGTTCCAAGATATTTAGAATTGATCGATCCTCATCTGACTGCAGAAGAAAATATCAGACATCTATGTTTTACACCCAATGCGCCACTCGTGGATGAATTTGAGCGCATTTTCTCCGACATTTTTGGAAATCGTAGTGAAATGTATAAAAAAATTATTCAAAGACTGGTGATTGGTCAAGCAACGTTAGATGAAATATTAGCAAGTTGCGGAAGAGAAAAAACGGGAGATTTTAGTGAATATTTAAATGATTTAGAATTAGCAGGATTTGTAGCACGGGATTTTACTTGGCATTTAAAAAATGGTAAGCAATCAAAATTGAGCCATTATCGGCTTAAAGACAATTATGTTCGGTTTTATTTGAAATACCTAGAACCCAATAAAGCGAAAATTAATAAGGGACTTTTTAGAAAGCAATCAGTAACTTCCTTACCCGCTTGGGAAAGTATTATGGGTTTACAATTTCAAAATCTTATTTTAAATAATGATCTCGGAATCATTCAAAAGTTAGCTATACCGTTTGAAGATGTGGTTTTTGTTAATCCTTTTTTTCAGCGAAAAACGAAACAGCAAGCAGGATGTCAAATTGATTTATTGATCCAAACCAAATTTAATTGTGCCTTTGTGTGTGAGATCAAATTTCATAAGTCAGAACTAAATACTTCAATTATTAATGAAGTGGATGAAAAAATTAAGAAATTAAAACTACCCAAAAATTTTTCGTATCGCCCCGTCCTAATCCATGTCAATGGCATTCGAGATGCGCTGAAAGAAGAAGGTTATTTTTCCAATATTATTGATTTCGGAGAGATTCTCCTCGGTAATTGA
- a CDS encoding TolC family protein: MKRFFSLIIICCWITAVFSINLGTLTLRDVVMLALRNNPQVQSSELNRVNDKYKVALAYYQFQPQYSLQGSTSYQDTKNAGVKSYSKNSTLNPAVSINSPLGTNYNISMNNNYVNNYNPVVTATITQPLLQGFGTDVVLNDFFTTLENEKINRMGFRDTITQTIVDTVNLYNQLISAQRSYKIQQLQLKESVKSAEDTQKYIKAGTKSNMDYIQAQSQVANGQLSLISSQNSIQQAKIALLQELGLEPDTQFNIVNNYTLPALKIPSQEQAIHMALAYNNSYQSLIIQRKALERALIIAKDAERWKLDLKATATTGSASGSGPNAGFRSLFNGLNNSRSIELDLTVPLDPLQLRANIVSAKIALEENTINIANTKRSVISQVINAYRDLDINKRQIDLAINAEKLQQQVLDNSLKQNKFGRVSQFEVNSNRQQLIQAQLNVVTAENNYSNSLETFSQLIGVSLQRWGLRLRY; this comes from the coding sequence TTGAAACGTTTTTTTAGTTTAATAATAATATGTTGTTGGATTACCGCGGTATTCAGCATAAATTTAGGTACATTAACCTTGCGTGATGTCGTAATGTTGGCTTTGCGCAACAATCCGCAGGTGCAGAGTTCAGAACTCAATCGTGTTAACGATAAATATAAAGTTGCTCTGGCGTATTATCAGTTTCAACCGCAGTATTCCTTGCAAGGTTCAACATCGTATCAAGATACCAAAAATGCAGGTGTAAAATCGTATTCTAAAAACTCCACCTTAAATCCCGCGGTTTCAATTAATAGCCCGTTAGGAACAAATTATAATATCAGCATGAATAATAATTATGTTAATAATTATAATCCGGTGGTCACCGCGACTATCACCCAACCTCTGCTGCAAGGTTTTGGCACAGATGTAGTTTTAAATGATTTTTTTACCACGTTGGAAAATGAAAAAATTAATCGTATGGGTTTTCGCGATACCATCACGCAAACCATCGTTGATACGGTAAATTTATATAATCAATTAATCTCAGCCCAGCGCAGTTATAAAATTCAACAATTGCAACTAAAAGAATCGGTAAAATCTGCTGAAGATACGCAAAAATATATTAAAGCAGGAACAAAATCCAACATGGATTATATTCAGGCACAATCGCAAGTGGCCAATGGCCAGTTGAGTTTAATCAGCAGTCAAAACAGTATTCAACAAGCCAAAATTGCCTTATTACAAGAATTAGGTTTAGAACCCGATACACAGTTTAATATTGTGAATAATTATACGCTGCCTGCGCTAAAAATTCCCAGTCAAGAACAAGCCATTCACATGGCACTCGCTTATAATAATAGTTATCAAAGTTTAATTATTCAGCGTAAAGCGTTAGAACGCGCTTTAATTATTGCGAAAGATGCTGAACGGTGGAAATTAGATTTAAAAGCCACGGCAACTACAGGATCTGCTTCGGGCAGTGGCCCTAATGCTGGCTTTCGTTCGCTGTTTAATGGCTTAAATAATTCCCGATCTATCGAATTAGATTTAACGGTACCGCTCGATCCTTTGCAATTACGCGCGAATATCGTTAGTGCCAAAATTGCCTTAGAAGAAAATACGATTAATATTGCTAATACCAAGCGCTCCGTAATTTCGCAAGTGATTAACGCCTATCGCGATTTAGATATTAATAAACGGCAAATTGATTTGGCAATCAATGCTGAAAAACTGCAACAACAAGTATTAGATAATTCACTAAAACAAAATAAATTTGGTCGCGTTTCGCAGTTTGAGGTTAATTCGAATCGGCAACAATTAATTCAAGCACAATTAAATGTAGTAACGGCAGAAAATAATTATTCCAATAGTTTGGAAACATTTAGTCAATTAATTGGGGTTAGTTTACAACGTTGGGGATTGAGGTTGCGATATTAA